A single region of the Leptodactylus fuscus isolate aLepFus1 chromosome 5, aLepFus1.hap2, whole genome shotgun sequence genome encodes:
- the LOC142204625 gene encoding ribonuclease pancreatic-like translates to MSPVQILLVTSGLLLLGSASCSQSNQDVSDFSDFARRHIVTDETLFTSCTHYMRSKGISTVNGNRCKPVNTFIFDSREEVKRICPEGSNKMCWSLNTFMVIVCSHVKNSMPPDCKYTKKEDTRKYIEVKCESGEPVHLNRTNKTPPFSECRCTAVLI, encoded by the coding sequence ATGTCTCCAGTGCAGATCCTCCTCGTCACTTCGGGACTTCTTCTTCTGGGTTCTGCTTCATGTTCTCAGTCAAACCAAGATGTATCAGATTTCAGCGACTTCGCAAGAAGGCATATAGTCACCGATGAGACGCTTTTTACAAGCTGTACACATTACATGAGGAGCAAAGGAATCTCTACTGTGAATGGTAACCGATGCAAACCAGTCAACACCTTCATCTTCGACTCGAGGGAGGAGGTCAAAAGAATATGTCCAGAAGGCAGCAACAAAATGTGCTGGAGTCTAAATACTTTTATGGTGATTGTTTGTAGCCACGTAAAAAATTCAATGCCACCAGACTGTAAATATACCAAGAAAGAAGATACACGAAAATATATAGAAGTAAAATGTGAGAGCGGAGAACCCGTGCATCTTAATAGAACAAACAAGACTCCTCCGTTTTCTGAGTGTAGATGTACAGCAGTCCTTATATAA